Sequence from the Cryptococcus neoformans var. neoformans JEC21 chromosome 1, complete sequence genome:
ACCCCACTCGGGCTCTTCAACAACTCTGGATGATAAATCAATGCTAACACCGCATTGGCCCAGAGATGTAATGTCAGAAAAGTGCCTGAATGTCCACGCGTGTGCTGATGCTTAAAGTTGTCTGCACTCCATTTTAGAGAGTCGGGCAAGTTGGAGTAGAATGTGACAAGGCGAAGTTGAAGTTCTGCGAGGAGCTCGGGTAAGGGTTCAGAGGTGGAGACGAGGGTAAGTGCACGGCCGCGCCGGCCATTGAGAACGTTGGATATCCGTCCGACGATGACCATGAGCTTTACCAGCTGGACAAAGGGTACGGGCTCGACAGGTTCGAACGGGGAATCAGGCAAGTTTCGTGCCGGATCAGGAAAAAAGTCTTCGTCCTTTGGTAAAGGTATTTCGATGATATCTTCCGGGATACTTGCCGGTCGACCGGTGGCAAACGCCACCACACGATCAGTGACGAATAATGACCAAAACATCAGTTGATTACGAGCGTAATGTGCGGGTGATTCGTAGAGTTCAGATACTTCATGTGCGCCGAGATCGGATGACATGCGGATGGCCATACCAGAGTACTGCCACAGACCGCTGTCCGAATTTTGGCCGTAATTTGACCAGGCGAGGAAAAGCATGCCCGTGAGAACATCGTGTGTTGGGAGATGTAGAAGAGGCGGGACAAGCTCTTGTGCTTTAGCAATGAATGATGCAGCCGCCCACGCTCGGTCCTTGACATCGCTAAAACGCGCGCCCAAACTACAGATACAGCACGCCAAGAACTGACTCATTGTACCTGTCTGGAACCTTTCCATCATACGTTGGCGACTACAGCTCGGGAAATGTTGACTCATATGCTTAAAGAAAAGGTCGAATAGAGGTTCCCAGACGTGTGAATGCGGCATACCTGTGGCGTCAAAGAGGTCGAGACCAAGATATGACGAGTCCGCAGATGGTGATTCGTTTGTAGGTTGCGGAGCGGTGGCCATAggtggaaaagatggaTCACGTCGCTGAAGCTTTAGGCTTACACGATTAATACCAGGGTGAATGGCGGTTGAGCCGGACTTGATATCAAGGATGAGCTCGTTTGTCTTGGGGGGGATATTGCGTGTCACTTACGAATCGATAATAGAACAGCTCCAAatcatccccttcccccgGGTTACCACTGATGAAAGCTGTTTGGCTTTCCAACGCGCTTGCAATCTTCCAATCCGTATTGGGGGACCATTCATTCCCCGTTAAAAACTGGAACTCTTGTCCTGATGCAGGATTGCCGTTATTTGACATTGATATTGATACTGACGGTACCATCTCCCCCCCGGGTGTTAACTTGACATCCGGTGCTGCCGAATTGGGGTCAATGGACAACTGGCCTGATTGAGTCATTTGATGTATTTGGGATACATTTGACGCTGCTTGGTTGGTATCGTCGGACGCTGGTTCAATGCTAGGCAAGGTTGAGAGATCGGGTGGCCAGAGGTATTGAGAAGATGTGGCGGGATTTGACCAGTAATTTAACTGATTGTTGAGCAAATCTGGTTGTTGAAGACTTCCATTACTGAAGACAGTGACCTGCAAGTTATACGGTTAATATCTTGGGCAAAGAGGAGAACTTGATCAGAATCGGGTGTAACAAGACAAACTCGCCTGTTCTTTGTATACAGGCGTCCCATTAGACTTCGATGTcgaagaagcagcagcagcagcagcagtcgCATTCCTCTCACTCTCTGCCCTTCtcgcctcctccatctcctttttcgttctcttcttcgccctcGCCGCCGGCCATTCACACTCTACATCCGCCTTTATACACCCTTCGCATCTTGGTTTGGTCCCGCTACATCGTATTCGCTTGGTGCGACAGTAGAAGCAGGCCAGCTGGACTCGGGGCGGTTCGGACGATGGGGGGGATGAGCGGCGCCgtttgttgctgttgtccGATTCTGGATTGTTGATGTCCTTACTGCAAAATCACGTTTGATATTCAGTATATGTCAGAAGTACAAGACTAGGCTGTGACAAAGACTTACTTGAAGTTGGACGGTCCAGCATTCATTGGGTCCCCGAGGGGATTCGAGTCTATAGAGCTGGAGTTGTCTGGAGTAATGCGTCTCGGTTCGTTGGGATTATAGTTTGTGACTTTAGGTGGTTCACTCATGGTTTTCTGTCCAGGAGTTGTTTGATAATGTAGCCAACAGGTTAGCGGGGAATAATTAGTTACGACAGGAATGATAGTAAATCAGTTTCACGGATACATTTGGGGAATATAATAACTCCTTGGAGAAATACAAAAACAGAGTATTGCAGATGATGAACCTGCCAGCGTGCATAGCGGAAACCCGCGGTAACCGGCTCGCATGTCGGCCATATATCCGAACTTGTCGTCGGGTTTTAATTTCAGCGCCCACCTTCGTTGTTTGCACATCGGACTACATCAACATCCATAAATAAGCCATGCTGTCATCGACCCCTATACATGGCCTGCACAATCAGGCGAATCATAAAGCGGATGCTCTTCTCGCCCATATAACTGGAGAACATGGATGCTTGGCCACTTGGTACTCCTGTATGAACTCGAATGAGTTCGTGAAAACTTCATGCCGCCACACTCCTCGAGTAGTCAGGCGGGCTTCTGGTGgtggcttcttctttttccgttcttttcttcattcttggCTTCAGCTTGAAACCCTGCGTCGTCGTACCTGTAGATCTTTACTACAATATTTGCTGCCTTTATAATCTATATAACCTACGGTTTATGGCCTTTCCGACCTCTAACCTGCTACTAACCTGTAAGGCCCGTAACCTCTGGTAATCTGATCCTATCCATATCTTTAATTTGGAATCCGCAAAGTCTAAACCGTGCAGTAATTAAGTACTTGTGCTTGTATAAACTAACGTACTCTGTTGTGCAACTTGCAACTTTGTGAAAACTTTGATGCAGCAGTCGGTTTGTCAATACTCGCCGCCACCGTGCTCACGCTGGACACCACCACACTTCACATTCTCTTCCAATCTTGCAGCAAACTTTATCACTGAATCGACTATTCGTCTTCCATTGTGCGCTCCTACTAATATTTTTTTTACTTTAGCTATTTACAGAAAAACGATAGATTGCTCAGAACGCAAAACCAGGCGATTCATATGAACAACATGCGAAAAATATAAAGTACACCCCATACATGAAGTTGTTTAACGGCTGCAACGAAAGTGTTTGTCAACAAACGATGACATCTAGGTATAATATGAAACAGACTTACTCCTCAGCCCATTCGTTCTCCTTTCGTatctgctcttcctcctcaggAGTGAAGCTGAAGTTGAATCAGCACGCTGGAGAATTCTTGATGGTAGGCATATGACTTACTCGTTggtgatgttgaagagCTTTCGGATCTCTTCAGGAGTCTTACCCTTGATCATGTTGGCAACGGTCTTGCAGCCAACATCGCTACACACTCGTCAGCCAACAGACTAAGAACGATCGATAATCCGATTGAGACATACAGGAGAGGCTTGATGTCGAGGTAGTTGGCAGCAAGGATGATCTCAAAGAGCATCTCTTGGTCAACTTGGCTAATTACGGACCCATTAGCAATCATTCCATTGTAACTCCAAACAAAAGGAGGCAGGTATAACTCACATCCATCGAGCATCCCAGTCACCAATCTCAGAAGTCTTTCTTCTAGAGTCATCAGCGTCGTTGGCGTCACCGGTGGGGAGAGGGTCGTTCTTGTGGTGGTCGCAGTACTCCAGGATCTTGGTAaggacggaagaagagacgtTGGGGAGCGGAATGGGCTGACCCTCCTGGTCACCAAGGTCTATTGGgttgaggaaaaagaattTGTCAGCGTCAAACTGTTGACAGGACACGTCTGGTGTGAAAATTCGTGCCGAGACGTAATGCGACTCGCAAATCGCAGATCACATCAAGCGGTTACAATACGGTCTGTTGGGGCTTGAGGGTGGAGAGATAGGGTGTAGTAAAGATGAGTGGTTGATACCGAGGGATGAcgtggagatggtcgtttTGCTCTTCGATCCCACTTCCTGGGTGCTTGACGTGACACCATATTTCACCGCTCTATCACCacatttcctttttcccctcAAGCCTCAAATAGACACCTAGGGCCAAAACAAACTACTCACCCTCCATCATAGATTTAATCATGGCGGATCGTTCAGCgacaatcttctcaacGGTGAATTGCTCATCGTCAGAAGTGGTGAGGATAACGgtctgcttcttctcggccATTGTTGCAGATATCGACTTTGTTTCGGAAAGGAGAAGTAGTGAGTAGACTCGTACTAGAGATGCGTGAAGGGAAGGTGttacaagaagaagaagaaggaaggaagggcaaaggtTCGATAGAATGACGGCTGGCGGATAGCCCAGCGGGCGTGGGTAGAGCGGCAGCACGTAAGCAACAACGGCGACGAGCGCATATGCCAAATACGGCGCGCGCCTAAACCGTTAACCCTCTGGGTGTCACTCTCCCGCTTGCCTTTTTGCCTCCATTCAAGCAGGCGCGCCTTATCTTTGGAAGCAAATCAAGAAGGCGCGATAGGCTGTGGCCGGAAGTGCTTTTTTGGCCATCCATTTTGCCCATCTTGGTAATTTGTACCCGGACTAGCTGTGCTGTCTCTGCAAGAAACAAGAAGCTGCAAGCGGCTAATGTAGGAAGACGCTCAGGATGAGCTCCTAGCTATGCATAAGAGGTAATAGGCTCTCCTTATCGTATAATTCGCTCATGGATCCATGCAAAGGAGCGGGCGCGAAAATAGAAtaaaagaacaaaaggacACGAATGAAGCACCTCGGTGGGGATCTCTCGTTACTCCATACGTCCCTGACAAGATGACTATTAGCCTCCACATTTTATATTCCATGTATGCATAATTAATCGCAGATTGCAAGTAAACAACCACATGCTTGCCTAGTCCTCAACACGTACATAGCAAGCAAGAGCAACAGCCCCGTTGGCTGCTATAACAACCGTCAATAGAAGACCAACCCACGCAACTTAATTGTTCCCAAGCGTCCCGTTCCTCTTCGCTTTTCGCCGAAAACTACCCTGCCGAGTGCAACACTCAGCGCAATCACTCTCAAGTATCTTCTCATCTGCTCGCCCTCGAAAGCCCGTCGTCCCTGGCCTCTTCCGAATAGAGAGTGAACATTGCACGTTTGGTACCTCGCCCCGACATCTCTCTTTGCCACACCCCACCACATTACTAATCATATCATTAGAACGCGAGATCTATTATTAGTCACCGGTGGCAGGAATTTACTATCTTCCGTGTTTTGAGACAAAATGTTCAATCAAAATGTGTCAACAGGACAACAAGCAGGGTCTTCTGGCCAGTCCCAACCTGCAGGATTACGATTCCCGTCAGTACTAAGCGGGCAACCGTCCGGTATGCCAACTTCCGACTTCCCTCTCCAACAGGCCTCATTACAGCCTTTGCCTTCACCACCCAActcatctcatctccaatcAGCATCTCAAACTGTCCCATCCAGTATTCCTCCAGGAGTGAGCCCTTCATATACGCTGTCACCTTCCTCTATGGCACTCGCTTCCCCTGGGGTGAACAGGAGCAGCAATTCCACTTCTGATCAGGCGGGCCCTTTAAAAACGAAAAGCAGCCCAGAAGAATCGTCGCAACCGGAGAAGCCTaccaagaaaagaaagaagaagggcagtGACGCTGAtggagacgagaagaaaaagacaaggCCCAAGACTGGAAGAGCCTGCGATGCCTGTGTAAGCATGAATTTTTAGGGGCAGGACTTACGTACTGATGGACTCTGCAGCGTTCAAGGAAAATCAGGTGTGATATTCAGACGGATCAATCAACAGGGAACAAGTTCGGCCAGACTGTATGTGCGCACTGCAGGGCCAACGGTCTAGAGTGtacattcttccttcccataACAGAAACCCgtttcaagaagaagactaTTCAGCCAGGTAAATATGGCGGTTTTGTCAGTTTGCAAAGGTTGTACTGAAACTAAAGCAGATATAAATCCTGATTTTCGTCATTCACCAGCAATGGTTCAAAAGCGTATATCTGCTAGTCATAGTCCCAATTATGAGAATATGActggggaaagagaaagggacGGTCCAGGTACTGGCAGAATAGAAGGTGAGAGTTTGTTTTGTTGATGGTTGCCTCGGAGGCTCATCATTTTCCATAGGCCCCACATCTATATCCTTTCTACTTCATACCAGTGTCCCCGCCATTCAGTCGGAAGCCTACGATCTACGGCATCACAATTCTTGGGAAGTCTTAGAAGACGGTAATGGCTTTATCCGCGTCAACGCTCCTCCCACAGCTACAGGCTACGCCGATGCCGACCCGCAAGACCCTACAAAGGCCCACAACAGACTTAACAAACCTGTTCTCTCGGCGCAAACCATGTCACTTTTGGTCAATACGTACTTCGACGAAGTGGCACCGATATTACCTATCATCTCCCGAGCCGAATTTGCCTCAAAGTCAAATCCGAGCCCGCTAATGCTTTACTCGATCTGTGGATTGGGCGCTACGAGACGGCAATTTCCGAAAGAGCTCTTTACTGGGGTTAGGGGTGTGATCAATGGGATTTTGCGATCGAATGATATCTTGAGCGATGCACGGATTGAGAACGTCCAGGCATTGTTGCTGTTGGCTCAGGTCGGTGATTTACATGCTCAACCCTCGGCACCGACTGCCAGTGCATCGTTGATAAGAACTGGTGCTGCTATCAAAATGGTAAGTCGATTTGTTACATGGATTTTTTGAATACCTAGCTTATCCGAGAGATAGGCTCAAGACCTTGGTCTCCATCGAGAACTTTCCCACCGTACAGAATCTACACAAGATCTCATGTTTATCGAACTCCGACGTCGAATCTGGTCAGCATGCGTCATCATGGATAGATGGTACGGTGCTGCACTCGGTATCCCTTTGACTGTCGATATTCTTGACTGTGatgtccttcttcccgcATCATATGAGATTATTCCCGATGTTGAACCTTCCAAATGGCCTATAGAGATTAGCTATATGGGTCTCACGGAGCATCTTAAGTTGTCGATCTTGATGGGACGGGTATTGAAGACGGTGTATAGTCCGACGGGGTTAAAGAACACGACAGATATAATTTTGGGGCAGCTGGTATCGGATTTGGATCAGTGGTTTGAGAATATCCCAGAACCATTGAAATTCAAGGGCAATTCAAGTTCATCAGTTGAGGGTGAGTTCTCGTTGATCTAAGATTGGTCAGTGAAATGCTGACAACGCTATTAGGATTACTCTTCATGGCCTTTGCCGCTGTCcaattcctcttctggCGGGTTTTTATGCGTCTCGACTACCAATGCCCTCCCCACCTCACTTTCACCCTAGATATAAGCAAATGGACCCAACTCGTCATTTGGTCCCGCCAAGCGCTCGAATGGCTGGACGCGAACGATTCTATGTTGGACACTGTATTCATCTATCCTTACGCCGCGACGAGTTGTGCGCTTATTCAGTATCATACGTGGGCGAGGAGAGGGGATCTGGAGGCGTTAGAaactttgaagaaggtgaagggaACGGCGGTGAGGTGGGAAAGGATTGCTCAGCCAGGTATGTCCATTTTGGATTTTGAGCTTCGGATGAGAACGATATATGCTCACTTTCGTGTTAGATCAAATGAGTATCCGCCGAAAGACTTGCGAAACCATGACTCTTCTATACGAAGCTGCACTTAAAACTAACCCCGCTGGCAAAGACAAACCTCGACCCTCTGGTAACCCCACCGCCGGCGTCCGGCTCCGCAAAGAACCAGCCAGGCTCATATTCGTCAAAGACCCATCAAGGCCTGGCGGAGGTTTCTATGTTGCAGATagcgagaaggaaaaggcaaCGTCCGGATTGGGGAACGGCGATATCATGCTAGCTTCGGAGCTTACTCCCCGATCTCAACAGGGGCTTACTCCCAATGAAAGGGAACCTTCTCAGTCAACAAATGTTCAACCATTTGAGTCCCCATCACTACCGCAAGGCGCTCAAAACATGGGTACTCGAACCCAAGCCCAATCTGTCCAGCAGCCGTTCATACAGGCTCATACGGATGATCTGGGACATATAATCGGtgtggatgaaggtgtCCTGCAGAACAATCAGAATGTCAATCCGGAGCTTGGCCCGGGCGAGCTGGGTCAGGCAATGGACTTTGGATATCAGGTTAGTCCCCCGTTCCCGCTTCCCCTCTGATCTTTTGAATAAGGTATAAGAGAGGATGCTGACTAGCGCGAGAAACAGGTGGCCCATGCAGCCGGAGACACGACGAGTGTCCTCGACCCAAGTTTCTTGGATAGTCTCCCACTGAGCACGTTCGATTGGGATAGCTGGTCGACATACTTTGACAAGTTTTTGCCATCTGCGAGTAACAGTTTCGAGACTATGCAATAGTCGTTTTTTCTAGATCGGGAACATGAacaggaaaggaaagagggtcTTTTTAAGGAAGGCGTGAGCACTGTCATATCATATTCATAATTATCCTTTACTTGAGTTGTAACACGTACTTGAAATGTATAAGATCTTTATTTCTAGTAagtgctgctgctgataATCTGCTATCGATACGACGGTACTGCACTGAATGTATTTGTACAATTATTTTTCCTTtgtcattcattcatttcTTCAGCTATCTGGACTCATGCTTGACTTTTTAGGGGAACAGAAAGGCAATATTTATGAAAAGGTATCAATGAAGGAATCCATAAATATTGAATCAGATTAAAATGCAAAAATCTCTACAGATGTACACTTTATCAACATACATACAAAGATATAGAATGAAATCGTCCGACGACGAACCGCCGAGGCGACCGACGAAGTAATTATAATTATTATTAAGGTGCCCGCCGCGGATATCACACGTCAGCTAAAAATTATTATCCCGAGGCCGGACCTATATTTCCCTCCGGTCGTCTTGTGCTGTTTTCGTTGGCGTTTCGCTTCTTTAAATGCCGAAGGACTGACTGATGTTCGGGAGGGTCTTTGTTGGGCCCGGTGGGATGATGCCTAATCTGGGCAGGACCGGGGGGTCAATAAAGTCGTAGTCCATATATATAAGCAGCCCGTGCCGAAGAGaatctcttccatttaTAAACAACTATCTCATCTGCTACTGTAGCCTTAACCTTGCCTGATCACAAACCTTGAAATAATACACATAATGACCGCTGTTAACGGATCTGTTTCTGGCGAGAGCAACGTTGTTCTTATCACTGGTGCCGCTGGATGGCTCGGCGGTATCGTGAGTGACCCTCGTCTTTCTTTACATCCAGTCACAGCTGATAAATCCATCTTTAGCTTGCTGGCGAGCTCCTCTCCGACCCCAGGACCCCCAAtgtccatctcatcctcgctGACATTGTCGAACCCAAGGCTCCCAAGGGCGCTCAACATGCCATCACCCGCAAGGCCGATCTTACaagcgagaaggagattgaggccTTGTTCAACACAGAGTTCGGCGTTCCCGACACTGTTTACTGCTTCCATGGTATCATGAGCCGAGGTTCCGAGGACAACTTCGACTTAGGTCTCAAGGTGAGCCAACCGTTTGATCGTTTTGGAGAGTACTGGGCTGATGGATACAGGTCAACATCGACTCCATCCGAATGATGCTCGAGAGCGCCCGAAAATCCCGACCCGTTTCTGGCGAACCCATCAagttcatcttcacctcttcccttgcCGTTTACGGTGGTCCCCTCCCCCATGTTGTCGACATCCACACCATCGCTACCCCCGAAGGCGCTTATGGTATGGGCAAGCTTTCTTCGGAGCTTCTTGTCAACGAGTACACTCGACGAGGTTTTGTTGATGGCCGAATCCTCCGATTGCCTACTATCGTCGTTCGACCCGGTGTCCCCTCTGCTGCTACCTCGGCGTTCATCTCTGGTATCATCCGAGAGCCTCTTCACGGTGTTGAGGCTATCTGCCCTGTCGGTGACTCTTTGGAGAGCAAGGAGCTCGAATTAGCTGCTTGGGTTGCTTCTCCCGAGACTACTATCAAGAACTTTGTCATTGCCAAGCATGTTCCCGCGGAAAAGTTCTTGCCACACACAAGAGTGTAAGTCGTTTTTTTCGTAAGGGCATAAAAATTCGTAGCTGATAATACCTTAGTGCCTACCTCCCCGGTTTCACTGTCACCGTGAGggaggagcttgaggcTCTCGAAAAGGTTGCCGGTCCCGAAGctctcaagctcatcaagTTCAAGGTAGGTCATTATCCCGCATTTCTCATCAAACTTGCATCCTTGATGGCTGACTTCCTCCCGTCATTTTTTCAGGATGACCCTATCAACCGACGAATTGTCGGCTCATGGCCAGCCCGATTCGACAACACCTACCCCTGCTCTCTTGGTTTCGTCGTCGACGAAGGCGGTATGGTTCCTGTTGTCCAGAGGTTCAAGGAGATGGTCGAGGCTGGTCTTGCATAAGCGCACATAGGGTCTCCTTCATTTGTTTTCTTTGGTTGTTTTATCATCTTGTGACGCATGGATGTATTTTTTTCTGTAGCACAGCACTGCTATAATAGAAGTCATTCGACTGCAGGTGTGCACTGGGGGTCTCGCGTTCAAGGGTCGGTCGAATGGCGGATAAGTCGAATCGTCGGATGTTTGGTCGTCTCTCGGATGCGTGGTGTCTGTTGGTTTATTGATCTATTGTTCGACTTTGGGGGTTTAGTAGCGTTTAGTGTTTTAGATACACTTCGAGAGGGAACctttgaaaaaaaagtacGTTACGAGAGCAGATGGAAGAACGAAGCCACATGACACGGTACCCTCTCACATATAGACCTCTATCCACATACAGTCATGTAGCAACATCTCTCGAAAATAATGCACGATAACATTGAAGCGTGATGTATTGTCCCCACGAAGCAATCACTATTATACCGATCTGGCTTGACCCACAAAATCTACTGCTTGGAGGCTAGCCATGCCACTGCAACTGTCAATCCTTCATAAGACATTTTCTCGACTAATTACAAGGGCATATATATCAGGCGTTCATTCAATATTATATACAAGAGCTGGACCTTCCGACAGTTTCCGTCTTCAAACGTTTGCGAAGTCGGGTGTGATAACATCAGCAAAATCTTACCATCAATAAAGATTACACACCTTTATAAGTTTCTCACTGGTTCCTTGCCTTTCGCGACATACAGATGGCCTTCTCGAACCAACGAATTCTTGCactcttttttctccacGAAGTCCTTCAAATTACTCAATGTCATCCGAGCAATCTCGTCCAATGCCTCCTTGGTGAAGAACGCTTGATGGCCACAGACCAGGACATTATGAAACGTCATCAACCTCATCAAGGTATCATCTTGGATGATTTCGGCCGAATGATCGTTGTAAAACAGtgatccttcttcttcgtacACATCTAGGGCCAAACCGCCAAGCTGGCCCGTTTTGAGAGCACGGATGGCCGCTCTGGTGTTGATCAATCCCCCTCGGGAAGTGTTGACGAGCAGGacccctttcttcattcgAGAAAGGGTTTGGTCATTCATGATATGCCTCGTCCCTTCAGTCAAAGGACAGTGCAGACTGACGATATCGCTCTGCCCCAAGAGAGTTTCGAGGTCGACAAAGTCACCGAGCTTGTTGAATTCTTCACTACCGAAAGGGTCAAAGGCAAGTAGTCGACACCCGAATCCTTTCATGATACGAGCCAGCGCCATGCCAATCCTTCCCACACCTATTATTCCCACCGTCTTCCCATATAGCGTATGGCCTAAGAAACCTTCGAGATTGAAGTTTCCTTCTCGTACACGGTTGTAGGCCCGATGCGTTTTACGGTTCAAAGTTTGGATTAACGCTACAGCAAACTCAGCAACAGCTTCTGGTGAGTAAGATTGCACATTGGCGACGAAGAAACCGAGTTCTTCAGCTACTAAGAGGTCGACATTGTTGTAGCCAGCGCAGCGGAGGAGGATCGCGCGGGTACCGACGGCATGAAGGGAGCGTAGTACTTCGGCACTGAGGTCGTCGTTGACGAAGACGCAAACCGCATCGCTTCCTTGTGCTAGAGGAACAGTTTCTAAGCACAGTGGGAAAGTGTGGTAGGTGATTTCGCAAAGAGATGCGTAATGTTTTTCTCGAGCAGAGTCAAGAAAGTTCTTGTCGTAGGATTTGGCACTGAAAACGGCCAGCTTCATGATGTTGAATGTTTCCGTGGTTTCTGGTGAAATCCAGGGTGGCAGTGGATGCGATGATATGAGAGTGTAAGGAATGGATAAAAACCCAGGTTCGTTCCCATGGTTGGCTCGTCAGTCACTCGTCATGTTCGTACTAGTACGATCGTCTTCCCGTTGCTTCCCCGCTTTCCCCTTATTCTTCGgtcttctttcttgctTTCCGTTGGATTCGCCCGATGAGTAATTACGGTGGGTATTTTCCGGGCGAACGCGTAACAAAATGCgaataattaattaatgCAAGTAATATACTTGACTTTCGTTGATGATACAGAAACGACGAGGTTAATGTTTATTTATGATTTCTGTTTTCGTGCCCAAGGCATCTATCTAGAACCTGTCTAAAACACTGATACCATTTTTCTTCGAAAGAGCCTACGATGAAATCCTTGTCAATATCTTCGACAAcatcccatctcttccagtACATTGTCGCCCCAAGCCCGTGCGGGTATCTCATACATGCAATTTGGGCAGCAGGAGGCTGACCTAGGACTGTAGGTCTGCAAAGGTCACACCTTGAGctttttgcttcttctcacgCATTCGTTTATAGCTAAATCCTCGCCGCAATTCTTATCAATCCCGCAATACATCACTTCGCCGTCTGCCTCTCGACGCGCGACGAACAATGAACAGAAGGCTAGATGAAAACGACTCAATGAAGTTAACCCTTCCAGACTTGATATCATCGTAGCCCCAGATCTATCGTGAGCTAGAGACGTTTAGTATTCGACCATAAAGGTCTCCTGTCCATGAAACACAACAAAGAGACAGAAATAATGACGAATGGTTCTGGCGCTGTATGTATGAAATACCCGAGGATCAACTGTGCCATCTAGGCAAAGGG
This genomic interval carries:
- a CDS encoding D-hydroxyacid dehydrogenase, putative, with protein sequence MKLAVFSAKSYDKNFLDSAREKHYASLCEITYHTFPLCLETVPLAQGSDAVCVFVNDDLSAEVLRSLHAVGTRAILLRCAGYNNVDLLVAEELGFFVANVQSYSPEAVAEFAVALIQTLNRKTHRAYNRVREGNFNLEGFLGHTLYGKTVGIIGVGRIGMALARIMKGFGCRLLAFDPFGSEEFNKLGDFVDLETLLGQSDIVSLHCPLTEGTRHIMNDQTLSRMKKGVLLVNTSRGGLINTRAAIRALKTGQLGGLALDVYEEEGSLFYNDHSAEIIQDDTLMRLMTFHNVLVCGHQAFFTKEALDEIARMTLSNLKDFVEKKECKNSLVREGHLYVAKGKEPVRNL
- a CDS encoding ubiquitin-protein ligase, putative, whose product is MAEKKQTVILTTSDDEQFTVEKIVAERSAMIKSMMEDLGDQEGQPIPLPNVSSSVLTKILEYCDHHKNDPLPTGDANDADDSRRKTSEIGDWDARWIQVDQEMLFEIILAANYLDIKPLLDVGCKTVANMIKGKTPEEIRKLFNITNDFTPEEEEQIRKENEWAEDR
- a CDS encoding pathway-specific nitrogen regulator, putative, translating into MSEPPKVTNYNPNEPRRITPDNSSSIDSNPLGDPMNAGPSNFNKDINNPESDNSNKRRRSSPPSSEPPRVQLACFYCRTKRIRCSGTKPRCEGCIKADVECEWPAARAKKRTKKEMEEARRAESERNATAAAAAASSTSKSNGTPVYKEQVTVFSNGSLQQPDLLNNQLNYWSNPATSSQYLWPPDLSTLPSIEPASDDTNQAASNVSQIHQMTQSGQLSIDPNSAAPDVKLTPGGEMVPSVSISMSNNGNPASGQEFQFLTGNEWSPNTDWKIASALESQTAFISGNPGEGDDLELFYYRFSGSTAIHPGINRVSLKLQRRDPSFPPMATAPQPTNESPSADSSYLGLDLFDATGMPHSHVWEPLFDLFFKHMSQHFPSCSRQRMMERFQTGTMSQFLACCICSLGARFSDVKDRAWAAASFIAKAQELVPPLLHLPTHDVLTGMLFLAWSNYGQNSDSGLWQYSGMAIRMSSDLGAHEVSELYESPAHYARNQLMFWSLFVTDRVVAFATGRPASIPEDIIEIPLPKDEDFFPDPARNLPDSPFEPVEPVPFVQLVKLMVIVGRISNVLNGRRGRALTLVSTSEPLPELLAELQLRLVTFYSNLPDSLKWSADNFKHQHTRGHSGTFLTLHLWANAVLALIYHPELLKSPSGVETPLNRSMPRNVQLSLASSRQIVECMIFADLVDSTSYTSSPYLAQPLFVAAMAFIHEMRSLQANMDPADMPPFSGAASGNNDSSNNNNLHPKSQSSNATDMLMLSMAKQNFSTLLNAVHKMEEYWAGVNYVATLLEKRSGFPRPSSKVSTKTFISLPDKGLLKRFTADPQHPQSVAPPTETSLRDAISRSERASSTNSFGLTPLWLSDFMSGYTVENMSFAPADNVDLERLLASRGGEQGGGFKQDNNMSSL
- a CDS encoding expressed protein produces the protein MFNQNVSTGQQAGSSGQSQPAGLRFPSVLSGQPSGMPTSDFPLQQASLQPLPSPPNSSHLQSASQTVPSSIPPGVSPSYTLSPSSMALASPGVNRSSNSTSDQAGPLKTKSSPEESSQPEKPTKKRKKKGSDADGDEKKKTRPKTGRACDACRSRKIRCDIQTDQSTGNKFGQTVCAHCRANGLECTFFLPITETRFKKKTIQPDINPDFRHSPAMVQKRISASHSPNYENMTGERERDGPGTGRIEGPTSISFLLHTSVPAIQSEAYDLRHHNSWEVLEDGNGFIRVNAPPTATGYADADPQDPTKAHNRLNKPVLSAQTMSLLVNTYFDEVAPILPIISRAEFASKSNPSPLMLYSICGLGATRRQFPKELFTGVRGVINGILRSNDILSDARIENVQALLLLAQVGDLHAQPSAPTASASLIRTGAAIKMAQDLGLHRELSHRTESTQDLMFIELRRRIWSACVIMDRWYGAALGIPLTVDILDCDVLLPASYEIIPDVEPSKWPIEISYMGLTEHLKLSILMGRVLKTVYSPTGLKNTTDIILGQLVSDLDQWFENIPEPLKFKGNSSSSVEGLLFMAFAAVQFLFWRVFMRLDYQCPPHLTFTLDISKWTQLVIWSRQALEWLDANDSMLDTVFIYPYAATSCALIQYHTWARRGDLEALETLKKVKGTAVRWERIAQPDQMSIRRKTCETMTLLYEAALKTNPAGKDKPRPSGNPTAGVRLRKEPARLIFVKDPSRPGGGFYVADSEKEKATSGLGNGDIMLASELTPRSQQGLTPNEREPSQSTNVQPFESPSLPQGAQNMGTRTQAQSVQQPFIQAHTDDLGHIIGVDEGVLQNNQNVNPELGPGELGQAMDFGYQVAHAAGDTTSVLDPSFLDSLPLSTFDWDSWSTYFDKFLPSASNSFETMQ